Proteins from one Methanothrix sp. genomic window:
- a CDS encoding transposase has translation IVYKAKLLGVPVVFVDPKHTSQACPSCGHTSKRNRPARDDFRCELCGFAGFADHIAAINIASRAAVNQPIVAVHMHQLQAPVFRLE, from the coding sequence ATATCGTCTACAAGGCGAAACTGCTCGGTGTGCCGGTTGTGTTCGTGGATCCGAAGCATACGTCCCAAGCGTGCCCGTCCTGCGGGCACACGTCTAAACGTAACCGCCCTGCCAGAGACGATTTCAGGTGTGAGTTGTGCGGCTTCGCTGGGTTCGCAGATCACATCGCTGCGATCAATATCGCATCCAGGGCTGCTGTCAACCAGCCTATTGTAGCGGTGCATATGCATCAGTTACAAGCTCCGGTCTTCAGGCTGGAGTAG
- a CDS encoding FAD-dependent oxidoreductase — protein MYDVIVVGAGPAGLTAGMYCARGGMKTLVLGNIYTSQQSMGGLYENYPGFPDGIQGIELSERMLSQAQRYGAEYRQEMVEKIVHLDDTFRIKTESWEYVCRALILATGASHRKLGVPGEEKYVTRGLSYCVYCDGALFRDRTTAVVGYGNGAARALLYLSNICSRVHLLCPRERLVAEAVYLDRLKGIRNVTQTFGVEVTRIVGDEFVSGIEFVVGGTPRSLKVDGIFVEMGVSPNTALAKDLGLELTEGGFVKVNRLTQETSMPGVFAAGDVTGGRMQVATAVGSGASAAISAMQYLR, from the coding sequence TTGTATGACGTCATTGTTGTGGGTGCCGGTCCGGCTGGTCTGACTGCCGGTATGTACTGCGCCAGGGGTGGCATGAAGACATTGGTACTGGGCAACATCTACACATCCCAGCAATCCATGGGCGGACTTTACGAGAACTACCCTGGATTTCCTGATGGCATCCAGGGCATAGAGCTCTCGGAGCGTATGCTCTCCCAGGCGCAGAGGTACGGGGCAGAGTACAGGCAGGAGATGGTCGAGAAGATAGTCCATCTGGATGACACGTTCAGGATCAAGACGGAGAGCTGGGAGTACGTCTGCAGAGCCCTGATCCTGGCGACGGGCGCGAGCCACAGGAAGCTGGGGGTGCCTGGGGAGGAGAAATACGTTACAAGAGGCCTGTCATACTGTGTTTACTGCGATGGCGCCCTCTTCAGGGACAGAACGACCGCCGTCGTCGGCTATGGCAACGGCGCAGCTAGGGCGCTGCTCTACCTCTCGAACATATGCAGCAGGGTTCATCTTCTCTGTCCTAGGGAGAGGCTTGTTGCCGAGGCGGTGTACCTCGATCGGCTGAAGGGCATAAGGAACGTAACACAGACATTCGGCGTCGAGGTAACACGCATAGTGGGAGATGAGTTCGTCAGCGGCATCGAGTTCGTTGTCGGGGGGACACCGAGATCCCTAAAGGTGGATGGCATATTCGTGGAGATGGGGGTATCTCCAAACACAGCTCTCGCAAAAGATCTCGGGCTCGAGCTGACTGAGGGCGGGTTCGTGAAGGTCAACCGTCTCACACAAGAGACATCCATGCCAGGCGTCTTCGCAGCCGGAGATGTCACAGGTGGAAGGATGCAGGTCGCAACCGCGGTCGGCTCGGGCGCATCGGCAGCTATAAGCGCTATGCAGTATCTCAGGTAG
- a CDS encoding archaeosine biosynthesis radical SAM protein RaSEA, which translates to MKSARSPVAVWRGRDLLDNKIVESTTVILRTRGCRWNRCVMCGYAQEGVDASAEDIIAQFISALKKAEGSELVKIYTSGSFLDPAEVPEAVRLEILRSLRDMGVRRLVIESRPEYIDRTALEQILGLMDVEIGIGLESSSDLVRSHLINKGFTFSDFAKAADLIHSLGGRVKTYLLLKPPGLSEMDAIADAMRSARDAEPYSDIISLNLCNVQRNTQLERMWQRGVYRPPWLWSAVEVLRESSLRVPLICDPVGAGAKRGPHNCGVCDGFVADAIRSFSLSQSRSCLNVDCTCRSVWRKVLELEDLSFGTPLV; encoded by the coding sequence ATGAAGAGCGCGCGATCCCCTGTCGCGGTCTGGCGCGGCAGGGATCTTCTCGATAATAAAATCGTTGAATCCACCACAGTGATTCTGAGAACCAGGGGCTGCAGATGGAACCGGTGCGTGATGTGCGGATACGCGCAGGAGGGTGTCGATGCGAGCGCTGAGGATATCATCGCGCAGTTCATTTCTGCACTAAAGAAAGCCGAGGGCTCGGAGCTCGTCAAGATCTACACCAGCGGCAGCTTTCTCGACCCTGCAGAGGTTCCTGAGGCGGTGCGCCTGGAGATTCTCAGATCGCTGAGAGATATGGGTGTGAGGAGGCTTGTGATCGAGTCGAGGCCGGAGTACATCGATCGCACCGCTCTCGAGCAGATCCTGGGTCTCATGGACGTGGAGATAGGCATCGGTCTCGAGAGCTCGAGCGATCTTGTGAGGTCGCATCTTATAAACAAAGGGTTCACGTTCTCTGATTTCGCGAAGGCCGCTGATCTTATACACTCCCTCGGGGGGCGCGTGAAGACCTACCTACTCCTCAAGCCCCCGGGTCTCTCTGAGATGGATGCGATCGCTGACGCGATGAGATCTGCGAGAGATGCAGAGCCTTACTCTGATATCATCTCGCTGAACCTCTGCAACGTCCAGAGGAACACGCAGCTTGAGAGGATGTGGCAGCGCGGCGTTTACAGACCACCATGGCTCTGGTCGGCGGTTGAGGTTCTCCGCGAGTCCTCGCTGAGAGTTCCGTTGATATGCGATCCGGTTGGCGCAGGAGCGAAAAGGGGGCCACACAACTGCGGCGTATGTGACGGATTCGTTGCAGATGCGATAAGGTCGTTCTCGCTGAGCCAGAGCAGATCCTGCCTGAACGTCGATTGCACCTGCCGCTCCGTCTGGAGAAAGGTCCTGGAGCTCGAGGATCTCTCCTTCGGAACACCACTTGTTTGA
- the pyrH gene encoding UMP kinase — MIIVYSLGGSVLAAQDSAGLKRYAETLRTISRDNQVYVVVGGGALARECIGRARGVGASEALCDSIGILATRMNAALLAAALDGSAPFRVPESYDDALEVSKTYRIVVMGGVSPGQTTDAVAALLAEHARADLLVIATSVNGVYTSDPEKDPGAVKIPRMNAKDLARMMSQIELKAGSRSPVDPLAAKIIERSRIPTVVVDGRDVANLIRAIDGTHDGTEIRS; from the coding sequence ATGATCATCGTATACTCTCTTGGCGGATCCGTTCTTGCAGCGCAGGATTCCGCCGGCCTCAAAAGATATGCTGAAACGTTAAGAACAATCTCGAGAGACAATCAGGTCTACGTCGTCGTCGGGGGCGGGGCCCTCGCGCGCGAATGTATAGGGAGAGCGCGCGGCGTGGGTGCGAGCGAGGCCCTCTGCGATTCGATCGGGATACTCGCGACCAGGATGAACGCAGCGCTCCTCGCGGCAGCCCTCGATGGCTCCGCGCCGTTCAGGGTGCCGGAATCTTACGACGATGCACTCGAGGTCTCAAAGACGTACAGGATCGTGGTCATGGGCGGAGTCTCTCCGGGACAGACCACCGATGCGGTCGCTGCCCTTCTGGCAGAGCACGCCCGCGCGGATCTTCTCGTGATCGCCACATCGGTGAACGGCGTTTACACATCAGATCCTGAGAAGGACCCGGGGGCTGTGAAGATCCCCAGGATGAATGCAAAGGATCTGGCCAGGATGATGAGCCAGATCGAACTCAAAGCAGGATCGAGATCCCCTGTGGACCCGCTTGCAGCCAAGATAATCGAGCGGAGCCGCATCCCCACAGTCGTGGTCGATGGCAGGGACGTGGCCAATCTGATCAGGGCGATAGATGGTACACACGACGGCACCGAGATTCGCAGCTAG
- a CDS encoding CBS domain-containing protein, producing the protein MELTPVQRDILTALINIHRREGRAVKGEEIAELIDRNPGTIRNQMQSLKALNLVEGVPGPKGGYKATGAAYEVLCLDNSGDIVDVPIIKNGVQVEGASASEIIFNKVMRHDSCDGMVRITGNVRDFNIGDEIEIGPTPVNKLYIRGEVTGRDDTMSRLIFKVREMISVPRIPVKKIARRAVRISPSASIQDAARTMIHNGVSEALVDESSPGLVSLVDLVRAIADGRTGVEVKEIMTRGYLTIDSDDLVYEAIKIMGKTGTSQLVVTEGGVPWGLVNPSDIIRSLTPA; encoded by the coding sequence ATGGAGCTAACACCAGTTCAGAGGGATATACTTACCGCGTTGATCAACATACATCGACGTGAGGGAAGAGCTGTAAAGGGAGAGGAGATCGCAGAGCTTATCGACCGCAATCCTGGCACCATACGCAACCAGATGCAGTCGCTCAAGGCGCTGAACCTTGTGGAGGGAGTGCCAGGGCCGAAGGGCGGCTACAAGGCGACCGGTGCCGCCTATGAGGTTCTATGCCTCGACAACAGCGGCGATATCGTCGACGTGCCTATAATCAAGAACGGCGTCCAGGTGGAGGGCGCATCTGCGAGCGAGATCATATTCAACAAGGTCATGCGGCACGACAGCTGCGATGGCATGGTTCGCATCACAGGGAACGTCAGGGACTTCAACATAGGCGATGAGATCGAGATAGGGCCGACGCCTGTGAACAAGCTCTACATCAGGGGCGAGGTCACCGGCAGGGACGACACGATGAGCAGGCTGATATTCAAGGTCAGAGAGATGATCTCAGTGCCGCGGATACCTGTGAAAAAGATCGCACGCCGCGCAGTGAGAATCAGCCCCTCGGCATCGATCCAGGATGCCGCCAGGACCATGATACATAACGGCGTGAGCGAGGCGCTCGTCGATGAGAGCTCTCCAGGACTTGTGAGCCTGGTGGATCTTGTGAGGGCGATCGCAGACGGACGCACAGGTGTTGAGGTGAAGGAGATCATGACCAGGGGCTATCTTACGATAGACTCTGACGATCTGGTCTACGAGGCGATAAAGATCATGGGCAAGACTGGCACGAGCCAGCTTGTGGTCACCGAGGGTGGGGTGCCATGGGGTCTGGTTAACCCCTCTGACATAATCAGATCGCTGACCCCGGCGTGA
- a CDS encoding radical SAM protein: protein MRGSSIPMRSTSGDRLVYTLCDNPLLKAAAIVDSGRIRIRADGILSRVPAISSALSMIDGNIPAFAGESLYISTWLPPVPSRAFDRFVRSQILASLGRRTPDQITISVTEECPNRCRHCALPDTGKHLSLEPEDVQRIIDQALDLGSTLIIFDGGEPCLYRELPELVSYVDDRAVTTMFTSGAGFTEVLAERLRDAGLQAVNVSLDSPVEHEHDAIRGRRGVYRDAMNAIRHALSAGLLVDLYVVLRHDNIMHLQKFHELARDMGAHELTLFEVVPTGRCTGSEDIVLDDSDLSALEGFASNAPPPRIFSVPEALKRFGCFAGRSWMHITPAGDVYPCACYPMSYGNALRESLSRIWKRMSDFPYKGINKCPMRSKGPSKNL from the coding sequence GTGAGAGGATCTTCGATCCCGATGAGGTCTACAAGCGGTGATCGTTTGGTGTACACGCTCTGCGATAACCCTCTTTTAAAGGCGGCAGCAATCGTAGATTCGGGGAGAATCAGGATCAGAGCCGATGGTATTCTCTCCAGAGTTCCAGCGATCTCATCCGCCCTCTCGATGATCGACGGAAACATTCCGGCATTCGCTGGGGAGTCTCTGTACATATCGACATGGCTGCCACCTGTTCCGAGCAGGGCTTTCGATCGCTTTGTCAGGAGCCAGATCCTCGCATCCCTCGGCAGGAGAACCCCTGACCAGATCACGATATCTGTGACCGAGGAGTGCCCCAACAGATGCAGGCACTGCGCGCTGCCAGATACGGGAAAGCACCTCAGTCTTGAGCCGGAAGATGTTCAGAGAATCATAGATCAGGCGCTCGATCTCGGATCCACGCTCATAATATTCGATGGCGGAGAGCCGTGTCTGTACAGAGAGCTTCCGGAGCTTGTGAGCTATGTGGACGATCGGGCGGTGACCACGATGTTCACCTCTGGCGCTGGTTTCACCGAGGTGCTGGCGGAGAGGCTCAGGGATGCAGGCCTCCAGGCGGTGAACGTGAGCCTGGACAGCCCTGTGGAGCATGAACATGATGCCATACGCGGTCGGAGGGGTGTGTACAGGGATGCTATGAACGCCATAAGACATGCGCTGAGCGCCGGACTGCTGGTCGATCTCTATGTGGTGCTGAGGCATGATAACATCATGCACCTACAGAAATTCCACGAGCTCGCACGCGACATGGGCGCGCATGAGCTCACGCTCTTCGAGGTTGTGCCGACGGGGAGGTGCACCGGCTCAGAGGATATCGTGCTCGACGATTCTGATCTCTCCGCGCTGGAGGGGTTCGCCTCAAACGCACCCCCGCCGAGGATTTTCTCTGTGCCTGAGGCGCTCAAACGCTTCGGATGCTTCGCGGGGAGGAGCTGGATGCATATCACTCCAGCTGGCGATGTGTACCCATGCGCCTGTTACCCTATGAGTTATGGAAATGCTCTGAGAGAATCGCTATCCAGAATCTGGAAAAGGATGTCAGATTTTCCCTATAAAGGAATTAATAAATGCCCCATGCGATCGAAAGGACCATCCAAAAATTTGTGA
- the hisI gene encoding phosphoribosyl-AMP cyclohydrolase has protein sequence MSIVEIPDGKLIPAVAQDWRTGEVLMLAYMNSVALKKTVETGVAHYWSRSRGKLWRKGESSGNEQIVKEILVDCDEDAILLKVEQKGGACHTGYRSCFYRTLDGRIVGERIFDPDEVYKR, from the coding sequence ATGAGCATCGTCGAGATTCCGGATGGCAAGCTGATTCCAGCAGTGGCACAGGACTGGAGGACAGGAGAGGTGCTGATGCTGGCCTACATGAACAGCGTCGCGCTCAAAAAGACTGTGGAGACGGGGGTTGCGCACTACTGGTCTAGGTCGCGGGGGAAGCTGTGGCGTAAGGGCGAGTCCTCCGGAAATGAGCAGATCGTGAAGGAGATACTGGTTGACTGCGATGAGGACGCGATACTTCTCAAGGTCGAGCAGAAGGGGGGCGCATGCCACACCGGATACAGATCCTGCTTCTACAGGACCCTGGACGGGAGGATAGTCGGTGAGAGGATCTTCGATCCCGATGAGGTCTACAAGCGGTGA
- a CDS encoding DUF2162 domain-containing protein, protein MELAIALGVLVGLLIFALKASMGCGLAHLSLREITLVASGYLLVATGMGLVIDRLSIDLIAGMIRAGVAMHAILALCLIALGMLTIREWRCSSKDISRKTFLALSIPCPACMAATFLSISVLADHLEISPARIGAAVGIMLFITISFVSMLLKRIRGGPGIIGNVMMLLGGFYLISIMLLPSYIQMQSVILRCAAPEVHSELIAAYLILTMLISLGYVIRKKGVRV, encoded by the coding sequence TTGGAACTTGCAATCGCACTTGGGGTGCTTGTGGGCCTGCTGATATTCGCCCTTAAGGCCAGCATGGGATGCGGGCTAGCGCATCTCAGCCTCAGAGAGATCACGCTGGTCGCATCAGGCTATCTCCTTGTGGCCACCGGTATGGGTCTGGTGATAGATCGCCTCTCCATAGATCTGATCGCGGGCATGATCAGAGCAGGTGTGGCGATGCATGCGATTCTTGCACTCTGCCTCATAGCTCTCGGGATGCTCACGATAAGAGAGTGGAGATGCTCCAGTAAGGATATCTCCCGCAAAACGTTCCTGGCGCTCTCTATTCCGTGTCCGGCATGCATGGCCGCGACGTTTCTCTCAATCAGCGTGCTTGCAGATCACCTCGAAATTTCACCAGCCAGAATCGGCGCAGCGGTGGGCATCATGCTCTTCATCACCATCTCTTTTGTCTCAATGCTCCTGAAAAGGATTCGGGGAGGGCCAGGCATCATCGGGAACGTGATGATGCTCCTGGGTGGATTTTACCTCATATCGATAATGCTCCTGCCATCATACATCCAGATGCAGAGTGTGATCCTGAGATGCGCAGCGCCTGAGGTGCATTCTGAGCTGATTGCAGCTTATCTGATACTGACGATGCTGATCTCCCTGGGGTATGTCATCCGGAAGAAGGGTGTGAGGGTATGA
- a CDS encoding MotA/TolQ/ExbB proton channel family protein, which yields MIYETAVSLLYVFSTSLLYPDIIGLLILFTWSLILVGSMIQEYTSRRRDVKELEEIVLRAASLVSSGMSEDAADLLRSYRSPQVAGVLMEIARSLEGSMLRVRLDKILQDVELDMARRLEPLRIGMRLGPILGLMGTLIPMGPALVSLSKGDIQSMASSLIIAFATTVIGLVVGGICYCSLLIRNRWYHQDLSDLEYAAAILRRAMDEGQDGRSG from the coding sequence ATGATATACGAGACGGCTGTCAGCCTTCTCTACGTTTTCTCCACATCTCTGCTCTATCCTGACATAATCGGCCTGCTTATTCTCTTCACATGGTCGCTCATCCTGGTGGGATCGATGATCCAGGAGTACACCTCCAGGAGAAGGGATGTTAAGGAGCTGGAGGAGATTGTGCTCAGGGCAGCCTCGCTTGTAAGCTCCGGAATGTCAGAGGATGCCGCAGATCTTCTCAGGAGTTACAGATCCCCGCAGGTGGCCGGTGTTCTCATGGAGATAGCACGCTCTCTGGAGGGCAGCATGCTCCGCGTAAGGCTCGACAAGATCCTGCAGGATGTGGAGCTGGATATGGCCAGGAGGCTCGAGCCGCTGCGCATCGGCATGAGATTGGGCCCGATACTGGGGCTGATGGGCACACTGATACCCATGGGCCCGGCGCTTGTGAGCCTTTCGAAGGGGGATATACAGTCGATGGCATCGAGCCTGATAATAGCGTTTGCAACGACTGTTATAGGGCTGGTCGTTGGCGGTATATGCTACTGCTCTCTTCTGATAAGAAACAGATGGTACCATCAGGATCTGAGCGATTTGGAGTACGCTGCTGCTATCCTGAGGAGGGCGATGGATGAGGGGCAGGACGGGCGTTCTGGATGA
- a CDS encoding DUF2149 domain-containing protein, producing the protein MRGRTGVLDEIDGDPMEGVANLFDVAMVFAVALLLALVLSYNISELLDPTSSVTVVKNPGEPDMQIIIKNMSSIQILNMTEQLGGGQGTRIGTAYRLRSGQVIYVPENETSTPMRI; encoded by the coding sequence ATGAGGGGCAGGACGGGCGTTCTGGATGAGATCGATGGGGACCCGATGGAGGGCGTCGCCAACCTCTTCGATGTCGCGATGGTCTTCGCTGTGGCGCTTCTCCTCGCGCTTGTTCTCTCCTACAACATCTCAGAGCTTCTTGATCCAACATCCAGCGTCACCGTTGTGAAGAATCCGGGCGAGCCGGACATGCAGATAATCATCAAGAACATGAGCAGCATTCAGATCCTGAACATGACGGAGCAGCTCGGAGGGGGGCAGGGGACCAGGATAGGCACCGCGTACCGTCTCAGGAGCGGTCAGGTGATATACGTCCCCGAGAATGAGACGTCAACTCCTATGAGGATCTGA
- a CDS encoding MBL fold metallo-hydrolase, protein MYVTLLGTGAGIPQPDRAQSSLLIRDEHLLLIDCGAGALFRLGELGLSPLEIETVLLTHLHLDHVADLLPLAKARYLLGRPWLSVFGPAGTEQLVRSLQSLYPYLHSIRLEVTEIEAGCRFELCGFSVQSASAVHSVPALCYRIEGSSILTCSGDTEPNADVSELAAGSDLLVHECSFPDGFDVTNHTTPAALGRLVRDVGEILLTHFYPQCRGLEDEMARTVEQLSGIRTRAGRDLMRIPLRSE, encoded by the coding sequence ATGTATGTAACTCTTCTCGGCACAGGCGCGGGAATACCGCAGCCGGATCGCGCGCAGTCCTCTCTTCTCATTCGTGATGAGCATCTGCTGCTCATCGACTGCGGAGCTGGCGCCCTTTTCAGGCTGGGCGAGCTCGGGCTGAGCCCGCTGGAGATCGAGACCGTGCTTCTCACGCATCTGCATCTCGATCATGTTGCAGACCTTCTCCCACTCGCAAAGGCGCGGTATCTGCTCGGCAGGCCCTGGCTCAGCGTATTCGGACCTGCCGGCACAGAGCAGCTGGTGAGATCCCTGCAGTCCCTCTACCCTTATCTGCACTCGATAAGGCTGGAGGTCACCGAGATCGAGGCTGGATGCAGGTTCGAGCTGTGTGGATTCAGCGTGCAGAGCGCATCCGCGGTCCACAGCGTTCCAGCGCTCTGCTACAGGATCGAGGGCTCATCGATTCTCACATGCTCAGGAGACACCGAGCCGAACGCAGATGTATCTGAGCTCGCGGCCGGATCCGACCTGCTCGTCCATGAATGCTCATTTCCCGACGGATTTGATGTTACGAACCACACAACTCCAGCGGCCCTCGGTCGGCTTGTTAGAGATGTCGGTGAAATCCTGCTGACACACTTCTATCCCCAGTGCAGGGGTCTGGAGGATGAGATGGCGCGCACTGTGGAGCAGCTCTCCGGAATCAGGACCAGAGCGGGAAGGGATCTGATGCGCATTCCTTTGAGATCTGAATGA